In Brienomyrus brachyistius isolate T26 chromosome 3, BBRACH_0.4, whole genome shotgun sequence, the following proteins share a genomic window:
- the LOC125738876 gene encoding uncharacterized protein LOC125738876 — protein MVSWPSPAECRSRSTQRDPKSSGRHARTSPQTSLGMNSLDRRHRGGRTAKQGQMKYADGYMDETDREVSSLTDRAFRSLCVGEEGAYTDPELTSSPRDAFTVELPATFQYSIIDSQDQGLQYESQLSNGAIEATLQKRRSRSRVSSLVKAFSSSEGGSTMDGAPDGCRSDPDGWTWERSALLSLNNELSDFPAYCRDPFIPAASLQAFHLGPASASSKTLRNKASKATFRKLSSINYFLHSEHSPFQTWADYNRIPCEREATSSTLSPSGFHRWYDSPLYKELTASHRIQTTHSEDVKSYWMPSKDRTPSVPERSVVQPKPTAVEKRCESEVVAKCPPWRKSRNQLSNQLPVYRPCTASPCSHTSRRRDDASFSGSRPSAVHYQVHTLVGEQTAGSCTPFSISQLLTPVLNARQEMETSEVSQYELSPADDLAALRDAEPCPPPELKLRDSYKAMASSLLFNLKDNRKRVKSTYSPTKFKGLELSDSDNLPSRQDNAAIAMKKSGSGPPWPGISTNVQPGAAEACSVYSPALQPTKASAADHTKYTEANRLDDYFTLISPPTVKEAPHYSDSDRITQENTQQRDQLFASQQSQYRHAEHLPAASNEILSRNKSNQPARKEYKTSPTEQLSTGGPTGSTTVTYSVNERRNSFSVKEKDIIRRDELLHNKMDTTQSLAVFKKHDTGQEVQENRNSPNTDAFNLCENVNVRSTRSSLKPDELVWNKPSSQILQVQKWGGTTQGTHALKGKLEADTGSHTSTERQNTTQHLFPQNESEHSRIAMNEIKEKGHIRQGVLKIQANDPDSHGVPAHCQNLQDLCIGTMNRADDQTAKIPAKGLNELSSSGLYTVQNDEPGTKHAHSLKENKHISGDVLPKPKGLTEKTASQRNEELPDQGQESVRYSSNTESTSDNYSNYTQAKPRAGQHATGLKLPESNTTAAIEQGHMKNEHPSEDYCWAKHGGQMTNEDILNKAHPSVRKTRGEKTLAQNSIKAGTEYELSKGQGSDDTEIDGQEKRERFIMNAVRKNDGFVQEREKSYQESHAATDQEVNGTVEEQGARENKHIKSKQPDAINEEVFSRMESHPVGNSEDISGGNDPARCTLDEKCKKHNGLASKDNHKIKHRIFTFNQRDHAMQELLTSKVKAHAQKEIIAIKEKGHAKREGILSGRKDFRERVNDGQGIANQGLAIASENWDMKAETPPRECSKPGTLPKIKENEAPETVVKQETPANQGSQESRYTAPFAKKEDAGNVVLHGKKNTINDQQGLLQTGNLHIQKPSHVIKETYSKQDLKQKHDTCISEKKQEPANKEVHENRIGDKQELLSVDSGKAETVPVNSQAEVTPAGKQKDNISKKVLSYGEKGHTLNKNASLGGIPKATLEFPARTTEESDIPHKDRLTNNNQEGLQYKNKEHIQNEATITDKYYPSDQGKFPSEKENPAKVCTLPNIGSTNEKPHKGLLKERESVNEGDRMELGTKEECSTVVAASMQKVQDGKEDKRTAAPMRNVQAKKEDKSTETPMRNVQAKNEDKSIGTPMRNVQAKNEDKSTGTPLSNVQAKNEDKSIGTPMRNVQAKNKDKSTGTPMSNVQDINEDKSMGTPIKNVQDKKDDMSSGTPMRNVQDKKDDMSSETPMRNVQDKKDDMSSGTPMRNVQDKKDDKSTGTPMKNVQDKQDNKSMGTSMRNVQDKKDNKSTGTPIKNVQDKKDDKSIGTPMRNVQDKKDDKSIGTPMRNVQDKKDDMSSETPMRNVQDKKDDMSSETPMRNVQDKKDDMSSETPMRNVQDKKDDKSTGTPMRNVQDKKDDMSSGTPMKNVQSRKEVLGTIENEFVRINVFAITRKVDTEWEDSSSERNDDNAICEIKEMEQIKEEAVTYTAGSENASAITNQTVKTAGEGKGRVKQELPTKQNCPTSEAITEEEFSKPDIKRPMEHDIQGRNATKEITKPVVLKATELSKIIPLVKHEHTFPVTQAKKGITNEGEPASKNHNEEVLTAREHNKAAIQCKVPAMLSTVSPTSADHTQLETLGKEDSPARKDLQRQKFPKVPTTVEGLEDSMYATSKHDKQKVFEEQPAEPEIIRTTKYSKPLKLPTTENSKIDTDRIKLNISPEVIAKKEDPERNLCYTHNDSTEIQTFATKDHMNVLMSAAEDHKSDGHISAEDSGRKSPKSDVYEMQLTKSGSQGHITTYDSKQPAPTNIQEHSKSGAHVETKITQPGVRVKPEDSKPSELPTSEHPKPEVHAKEDTAVFTEHITSAAHLMREHYKHVKPEDSKPVTMEHPKPDVGLKPGNIKPGKPVPNEHPKPGVGVKPENITPGIPVPNEHPKPGVGVKPENIKPGIPVPNEHPKPGVGVKPENIKPGIPVPNEHPKPGVGVKPENITPGIPVPNEHPKPGVGVKPENIKPGIPVPNEHPKPGVRLKSEYSKPGVLVTTDHPKPDVAVRTEHPKPVLRVKSEYSKTGIQVTTEYPKPGVPRTAEHQKPDIHIKSEDNKPGLPVTTEPNKYVKPGDSRPNVSIAGELPKPSVPKRTQHPKLVTKEHTKPDRPVTTEHSKPGAPIRRQHPNLDIPVKTEHHKTGDPIRTEHLKLDIPVTTEHPTPGLCIKSDHSKAGLSVMTEHPKPSVDLTEEHPKPGVHLTAEHPKPGVHLTAEHPKPGVHLTAEHPKPGVHLTAEHPKPGVPVTTQHYKLDAPVTIEHLTSRAKSEDSKSCVPVTTEHFNPVTHITAEPYVPITTEHLKPDMHVTTEDSKLGLPVRAKHPKLVVPKTTEHPKPDVPLTKEHPTPNVPVTIEHLKPGLHVKSKHGKTVVAVTKDHPKPDQSVTKDHSKPGAAVTTDHLKSVLRIKSEGSKPSIPVAAELFKSGVHVTREDSKAGVPVITEHPKPVVCVKQEYSKPHEPVTTDLNPGASKEHTKKGIPVKTEHTTPTLEYTKPVVPLLKEEAFTNEHPKAPLRKERNKPNVHVRKEQHELEPLCQESGNLEMLAKLKGFTSDRVLINNCTTEPAKSEVHATKDGAETKPKDFSNLGNSHLEMKNDPALVPKEKSQISKHTFPSKEYTKTKVGMLTEKEDINKVRDIHTWMERDQVISMKELEAKDDFTGRQGNSVSDKHPIYAETPKKALHESYLSVQEAQQILEQELKVRNSPGNTGIIQQRESKEEGLPYYAITNHDTEVEAKGTLYNSSQKTEMARRTREMENSGKVVDDGRWTHNTTDPAEAHVLSPRPDTSSPSLGKPILFKVKDNTFKTSPVTKTVKPYFHKTFPEDLQLSSPISSEKGEDWHDAVSEDTKVVQHAAGLSNRFQQPKERSPRKALFPSDSTATREPHGYSKKNLALEEDECCSIGSALSEESCAAGTADVTNDRAGILGVTEVAEVLRSISERPEPTCSGNEGKTFGKPPVVPPKTEKALRRAQKLTTRRIKKADAKVRPDGTWHLDQTSLRMVSSEPPSPTGQLLSQPLALNPNAASHYCMEPGCVPSAPKFVAQPFPLTERKLLQDPNSGQYFMVEMPVPVKTKTFFDPETGKYIQLSVRQSPEGTLSPASSVELMSPPYLLYPGFLTLPVASVPPLRSSSQMSAPAALADDQEMLELNDPWVQKGYCPEFGQDSQMYIEPVYMQHEQPQEPRHTESKSSQRKLNIISMSELEDFAVEST, from the exons ATGGTGAGCTGGCCCAGCCCCGCAGAGTGTAGGAGCCGCAGCACGCAGCGTGACCCAAAGTCTAGCGGCCGGCACGCTCGAACAAGCCCACAGACCAGCCTCGGGATGAACTCCCTTGACCGGCGACACCGGGGAGGCCGAACAGCCAAGCAGGGACAGATGAAGTACGCCGATGGCTACATGGATGAGACGGATCGGGAAGTGAGCAGCCTCACTGACCGTGCCTTCAGGAGCCTCTGTGTCGGGGAGGAGGGTGCCTACACCGACCCCGAGCTCACCTCCTCCCCAAGGGATGCCTTCACTGTAGAGCTCCCTGCGACATTCCAGTACTCTATCATAGATAGCCAGGATCAGGGTCTCCAGTATGAGTCGCAGCTGAGCAATGGTGCCATTGAGGCCACGTTGCAGAAGAGACGCAGTAGGTCAAGAGTCTCATCCCTCGTAAAAGCCTTCAGCTCATCCGAGGGCGGGTCTACAATGGATGGGGCGCCGGATGGCTGTCGGAGTGACCCGGACGGCTGGACCTGGGAGAGGTCGGCACTGCTCAGCCTCAACAATGAACTGTCGGATTTCCCTGCTTACTGCCGGGACCCTTTCATCCCCGCTGCATCACTTCAGGCCTTCCATCTAGGGCCTGCCTCAGCCTCGAGCAAGACACTGAGGAATAAAGCCAGCAAGGCCACGTTCCGGAAGCTCAGCTCCATCAACTATTTCCTCCACAGTGAGCACAGCCCATTCCAGACATGGGCGGATTACAACAGGATTCCTTGCGAGCGGGAAGCCACATCCTCTACTCTTTCCCCCAGTGGCTTTCATAGGTGGTACGACTCTCCTCTGTACAAGGAGCTGACTGCATCCCACAGAATCCAAACCACCCACTCTGAGGATGTAAAGTCCTACTGGATGCCAAGCAAGGACAGGACACCTTCCGTACCTGAGAGATCAGTGGTTCAGCCCAAGCCTACTGCTGTGGAAAAGCGATGTGAGTCAGAAGTGGTGGCCAAGTGCCCTCCTTGGAGAAAGAGCAGGAATCAGTTGAGCAATCAGCTTCCGGTGTACCGGCCGTGCACGGCCTCGCCCTGCAGCCACACGTCCCGGCGACGTGACGACGCCTCCTTCTCGGGGAGCCGCCCATCCGCCGTCCACTATCAGGTGCACACATTAGTGGGCGAGCAGACGGCCGGCAGCTGCACCCCGTTCAGCATCTCGCAGCTTCTCACCCCTGTCCTAAACGCCAGACAAGAAATGGAAACCTCTGAGGTTTCACAATATGAACTTTCGCCTGCCGACGACCTTGCTGCCCTAAGAGACGCTGAGCCCTGTCCTCCCCCGGAGCTCAAATTACGGGACAGCTACAAAGCCATGGCCTCCAGCTTGCTCTTCAACCTCAAAGATAATCGGAAGAGGGTGAAGAGCACATACAGCCCCACAAAATTCAAAGGCCTGGAGCTATCGGACTCTGACAATCTGCCTTCCAGGCAGGACAATGCTGCTATTGCAATGAAAAAATCTGGTTCTGGGCCTCCTTGGCCTGGAATCAGTACAAATGtgcaacctggagcagcagaggCATGTTCAGTTTATAGTCCTGCCTTGCAGCCCACAAAGGCATCAGCAGCTGATCATACAAAATACACTGAAGCCAACAGACTGGATGACTATTTCACATTAATCTCACCTCCAACTGTCAAAGAAGCTCCTCATTACAGTGACTCTGACAGAATCACACAGGAAAATACTCAGCAGAGAGATCAGCTCTTTGCGAGTCAACAGAGTCAATACAGGCATGCAGAACATCTCCCCGCAGCATCCAATGAAATCCTATCCAGAAACAAATCAAACCAACCCGCCAGGAAAGAGTACAAGACAAGCCCAACAGAGCAGCTATCAACAGGAGGGCCTACTGGATCCACCACAGTAACATATTCCGTTAATGAAAGACGAAACTCATTTTCCGTGAAAGAGAAGGACATCATCAGAAGAGATGAACTTCTACACAACAAGATGGACACTACACAAAGTCTGGCAGTTTTCAAAAAACATGACACTGGACAGGAGGTGCAAGAAAATCGAAACAGCCCCAACACAGATGCATTTAACTTGTgtgaaaatgtaaatgtcagatCCACAAGATCTTCACTGAAACCGGATGAGCTGGTATGGAATAAGCCGAGCAGCCAAATACTTCAGGTGCAAAAGTGGGGTGGTACTACCCAAGGTACTCATGCACTGAAGGGAAAATTAGAAGCAGATACAGGATCCCATACAAGCACTGAAAGACAGAACACTACACAACATTTGTTTCCCCAGAATGAATCAGAGCACAGCAGAATAGCAATGAATGAAATCAAAGAAAAGGGCCATATACGACAGGGAGTTCTTAAAATCCAAGCGAATGACCCGGATAGCCATGGTGTACCAGCACACTGTCAAAATCTGCAGGATCTGTGTATAGGAACCATGAATAGGGCCGATGATCAGACTGCTAAAATCCCTGCAAAAGGCCTAAATGAACTTTCCTCAAGTGGGTTATACACAGTGCAGAATGATGAACCAGGAACAAAACACGCACATTCActgaaagaaaacaaacacatttCCGGTGATGTGCTCCCTAAACCTAAAGGACTTACGGAGAAGACTGCATCACAACGAAATGAGGAACTCCCTGATCAAGGGCAGGAGTCTGTTAGATACTCGTCAAACACAGAAAGCACATCAGATAATTACAGTAACTATACACAAGCCAAACCGAGAGCAGGCCAGCATGCTACTGGCTTGAAACTTCCTGAAAGCAATACAACTGCTGCTATAGAACAAGGCCATATGAAAAATGAACATCCTAGCGAAGACTACTGCTGGGCTAAACATGGTGGACAAATGACCAATGAGGACATTTTAAACAAAGCACATCCCAGTGTTAGGAAAACTAGGGGAGAGAAAACACTTGCACAGAATAGTATCAAAGCAGGTACAGAATATGAACTCAGCAAAGGTCAAGGTTCAGATGACACTGAAATAGATGGACAAGAAAAAAGAGAGagatttataatgaatgcagtTAGGAAAAACGATGGTTTTGTTCAAGAAAGAGAGAAAAGCTATCAGGAATCGCATGCGGCAACAGATCAGGAAGTGAATGGCACCGTGGAAGAACAAGGAGCAAGAgaaaataagcatataaaatccaAACAGCCAGATGCTATTAATGAGGAGGTGTTTTCAAGAATGGAGAGTCATCCTGTGGGTAATAGCGAGGACATTAGTGGTGGAAATGACCCGGCAAGATGCACGCTtgatgaaaaatgtaaaaaacacaATGGATTAGCAAGTAAAGACAACCATAAAATCAAACAcagaatatttacatttaaccagaGAGACCATGCAATGCAGGAACTGCTCACATCAAAAGTCAAAGCTCATGCTCAGAAAGAAATCATTGCCATCAAAGAAAAGGGCCACGCTAAGCGGGAAGGGATCCTTTCTGGCAGGAAAGATTTTAGAGAACGAGTGAATGATGGGCAGGGAATAGCTAACCAAGGCTTAGCTATAGCCAGTGAGAACTGGGACATGAAAGCTGAAACTCCCCCAAGAGAATGTTCTAAACCTGGCACACTGCCAAAGATCAAAGAAAATGAGGCACCTGAAACAGTAGTGAAACAAGAGACACCTGCCAACCAGGGAAGTCAGGAATCGAGATATACAGCTCCTTTTGCTAAGAAGGAAGATGCTGGAAATGTTGTACTTCATGGAAAGAAGAACACGATAAATGACCAACAAGGGCTGTTGCAAACTGGAAACTTACATATTCAGAAACCATCACACGTCATCAAGGAAACTTACTCAAAACAagatttaaaacaaaaacatgacaCTTGCATAAGTGAGAAAAAACAAGAACCTGCTAATAAAGAAGTACATGAAAACAGGATCGGTGACAAACAAGAACTTTTGTCAGTTGACAGTGGGAAAGCTGAAACTGTACCAGTCAACAGCCAAGCTGAAGTTACCCCTGCAGGCAAACAAAAGGACAACATTAGCAAGAAGGTTCTGTCATATGGCGAGAAAGGCCACACTCTGAATAAAAATGCCTCGCTTGGGGGAATTCCCAAAGCTACACTGGAATTTCCTGCAAGAACAACAGAAGAAAGTGATATTCCTCACAAGGACAGACTTACAAATAATAATCAAGAAGGCCTTCAGTATAAAAACAAAGAGCATATTCAAAATGAAGCTACTATAACTGATAAATATTATCCATCTGATCAGGGCAAATTCCCATCAGAAAAGGAGAATCCTGCCAAAGTATGTACACTTCCAAACATAGGGAGTACCAATGAAAAGCCACATAAGGGTCTACTGAAAGAAAGGGAAAGTGTCAATGAAGGTGACAGAATGGAACTAGGCACAAAAGAAGAATGCAGCACTGTAGTAGCAGCATCAATGCAAAAGGTCCAAGACGGAAAAGAAGACAAGAGAACAGCAGCACCAATGAGGAATGTCCAAGCTAAAAAAGAAGACAAGAGTACAGAGACACCAATGAGGAATGTCCAAGCTAAAAACGAAGACAAGAGTATAGGGACACCAATGAGGAATGTCCAAGCTAAAAACGAAGACAAGAGTACAGGGACACCATTGAGTAATGTCCAAGCTAAAAATGAAGACAAGAGTATAGGGACACCAATGAGGAATGTCCAAGCTAAAAACAAAGACAAGAGTACAGGGACACCAATGAGTAATGTCCAAGATATAAACGAAGACAAGAGTATGGGGACACCAATAAAGAATGTCCAAGATAAAAAAGATGACATGAGTTCAGGGACACCAATGAGGAATGTCCAAGATAAAAAAGATGACATGAGTTCAGAGACACCAATGAGGAATGTCCAAGATAAAAAAGATGACATGAGTTCAGGGACACCAATGAGGAATGTCCAAGATAAAAAAGATGACAAGAGTACAGGGACACCAATGAAGAATGTCCAAGATAAACAAGACAACAAGAGTATGGGGACATCAATGAGAAATGTCCAAGATAAAAAAGACAACAAGAGTACAGGGACACCAATAAAGAATGTCCAAGATAAAAAAGATGACAAGAGTATAGGGACACCAATGAGGAATGTCCAAGATAAAAAAGATGACAAGAGTATAGGGACACCAATGAGGAATGTCCAAGATAAAAAAGATGACATGAGTTCAGAGACACCAATGAGGAATGTCCAAGATAAAAAAGATGACATGAGTTCAGAGACACCAATGAGGAATGTCCAAGATAAAAAAGATGACATGAGTTCAGAGACACCAATGAGGAATGTCCAAGATAAAAAAGATGACAAGAGTACAGGGACACCAATGAGGAATGTCCAAGATAAAAAAGATGACATGAGTTCAGGGACACCAATGAAGAATGTCCAAAGCCGGAAAGAAGTTCTTGGGACAATAGAGAACGAGTTTGTTAGAATTAATGTTTTTGCAATTACAAGAAAAGTTGATACTGAATGGGAAGACTCTTCATCAGAGCGCAACGATGACAACGCAATATGTGAAATCAAAGAAATGGAACAGATCAAAGAGGAAGCCGTCACCTATACAGCAGGCTCTGAGAATGCTTCAGCAATTACCAATCAAACAGTCAAAACTGCTGGAGAAGGAAAGGGCCGTGTTAAACAGGAATTGCCCACTAAACAAAACTGCCCAACATCAGAAGCCATTACTGAAGAAGAATTTTCCAAGCCAGATATAAAAAGACCAATGGAACATGATATACAAGGAAGAAATGCAACAAAAGAAATTACTAAACCAGTGGTGCTCAAAGCAACAGAACTGTCTAAGATAATTCCCTTAGTGAAGCATGAGCACACATTTCCAGTTACACAGGCTAAAAAAGGAATTACTAATGAGGGTGAACCTGCATCCAAAAATCACAATGAAGAAGTTCTCACAGCAAGAGAACACAACAAAGCAGCAATCCAATGCAAAGTTCCTGCTATGCTGAGCACAGTCTCACCAACATCTGCAGATCATACTCAGCTGGAGACACTAGGGAAAGAAGATTCACCTGCAAGAAAAGATTTACAACGACAAAAGTTCCCCAAAGTACCAACTACAGTGGAAGGCCTTGAAGACAGTATGTATGCTACATCAAAACATGATAAACAAAAGGTATTTGAAGAACAACCTGCAGAACCAGAGATAATTAGAACTACAAAGTACAGTAAACCATTAAAACTTCCAACAACAGAAAACTCTAAAATTGACACAGATAGAATTAAACTTAATATAAGCCCTGAAGTTATTGCAAAAAAGGAAGATCCTGAGAGGAATTTATGTTATACACACAACGACAGCACTGAAATCCAGACATTCGCAACAAAGGACCACATGAATGTGCTAATGTCTGCAGCTGAAGATCATAAATCAGATGGTCACATTTCAGCTGAAGACAGTGGAAGAAAAAGCCCCAAATCAGATGTATATGAAATGCAACTTACTAAATCAGGGAGCCAGGGACACATAACAACATATGATAGTAAACAACCAGCACCCACAAATATACAAGAGCATAGTAAATCAGGGGCACATGTAGAAACAAAGATCACTCAACCAGGTGTACGTGTAAAACCAGAAGACAGTAAACCAAGTGAGCTACCAACATCAGAACATCCTAAACCAGAGGTACATGCAAAAGAAGATACAGCAGTCTTCACAGAACATATTACCTCAGCTGCACATCTAATGAGAGAACATTATAAACATGTAAAACCTGAAGACAGTAAACCAGTAACAATGGAACATCCTAAACCAGATGTAGGTCTAAAACCAGGAAACATTAAACCAGGCAAACCAGTACCAAATGAGCATCCTAAACCAGGCGTAGGTGTAAAACCAGAAAACATTACACCTGGTATACCAGTACCAAATGAGCATCCTAAACCAGGCGTAGGTGTAAAACCAGAAAACATTAAACCTGGTATACCAGTACCAAATGAGCATCCTAAACCAGGCGTAGGTGTAAAACCAGAAAACATTAAACCTGGTATACCAGTACCAAATGAGCATCCTAAACCAGGTGTAGGTGTAAAACCAGAAAACATTACACCTGGTATACCAGTACCAAATGAACATCCTAAACCAG GTGTAGGTGTAAAACCAGAAAACATTAAACCTGGTATACCAGTACCAAATGAGCATCCTAAACCAGGTGTACGTTTAAAATCAGAATACAGTAAACCAGGTGTACTGGTAACAACAGACCATCCTAAGCCAGATGTAGCAGTAAGAACAGAACACCCTAAACCAGTTTTACGTGTAAAATCAGAATACAGTAAAACAGGTATACAAGTTACAACAGAATATCCTAAACCAGGTGTACCAAGAACAGCAGAACATCAAAAACCAGATATACATATAAAATCAGAAGACAACAAACCAGGTTTACCAGTAACAACAGAaccaaataaatatgtaaagccAGGAGATAGTAGACCAAATGTATCAATTGCAGGAGAACTTCCTAAACCAAGTGTCCCAAAACGAACGCAGCATCCTAAACTAGTAACAAAAGAACATACTAAACCAGATAGACCAGTAACAACAGAGCATTCTAAGCCAGGTGCTCCAATAAGAAGACAACACCCTAATCTAGATATACCAGTAAAAACAGAGCACCATAAGACAGGTGATCCAATCAGAACAGAACACCTTAAACTAGATATACCAGTAACAACAGAGCACCCTACACCTGGTTTATGTATTAAATCAGATCACAGTAAAGCAGGTTTATCCGTTATGACAGAACACCCTAAACCAAGTGTCGATTTAACAGAAGAACATCCAAAGCCAGGTGTACATTTAACAGCAGAACATCCTAAGCCAGGTGTGCATTTAACAGCAGAACATCCTAAGCCAGGTGTGCATTTAACAGCAGAACATCCAAAGCCAGGTGTGCATTTAACAGCAGAACATCCTAAGCCAGGGGTTCCTGTAACAACACAACATTATAAACTAGACGCACCAGTAACAATAGAACATCTCACGTCACGTGCAAAATCAGAAGACAGTAAATCATGTGTACCAGTTACAACAGAACATTTTAATCCAGTTACACATATAACAGCAGAACCATATGTACCAATAACAACAGAACATTTAAAACCAGATATGCATGTAACAACTGAAGACAGTAAACTAGGTTTACCAGTAAGAGCAAAACATCCTAAACTAGTTGTACCAAAAACAACAGAACATCCTAAGCCGGATGTACCACTAACAAAAGAGCATCCCACACCAAATGTACCAGTAACAATAGAACATCTTAAACCAGGTTTGCATGTAAAATCAAAACACGGTAAAACAGTGGTAGCAGTAACAAAAGACCATCCTAAACCAGATCAGTCAGTAACAAAAGACCATTCTAAACCAGGGGCAGCAGTAACAACAGATCATCTTAAATCAGTTTTACGTATAAAATCAGAAGGCAGTAAACCAAGTATACCAGTTGCAGCAGAACTTTTCAAATCAGGTGTACATGTAACGCGAGAAGACAGTAAAGCAGGTGTACCAGTAATCACAGAACATCCTAAACCAGTTGTATGTGTAAAACAAGAATACAGTAAACCGCATGAACCAGTGACAACAGACCTTAACCCAGGTGCATCAAAAGAACATACCAAAAAAGGCATTCCTGTTAAAACAGAACACACCACACCAACATTAGAATACACTAAACCAGTCGTGCCTTTATTGAAAGAAGAAGCTTTTACAAATGAACATCCTAAGGCACCTTTGAGAAAAGAACGCAATAAACCAAATGTTCATGTACGAAAAGAACAGCATGAACTAGAGCCATTGTGTCAAGAATCCGGAAACCTAGAAATGCTTGCAAAACTAAAAGGTTTTACGTCAGATAGAGTTCTAATAAATAATTGTACTACGGAACCTGCTAAATCGGAGGTTCATGCAACCAAAGATGGCGCCGAGACCAAGCCAAAGGACTTTTCAAATCTAGGTAATTCCCACCTAGAAATGAAAAATGATCCAGCCTTGGTGCCTAAAGAAAAAAGTCAAATATCAAAGCATACATTCCCATCTAAAGAATATACTAAGACAAAAGTGGGTATGCTTACTGAAAAAGAAGATATAAATAAAGTGAGAGACATACATACATGGATGGAGAGAGACCAGGTCATTTCAATGAAGGAATTAGAAGCCAAAGACGATTTCACTGGAAGGCAAGGAAATTCAGTGTCTGACAAGCACCCAATCTATGCTGAAACACCAAAAAAGGCCTTACATGAATCATATTTGTCTGTGCAAGAAGCCCAGCAAATTCTGGAACAGGAATTAAAAGTACGGAATAGTCCGGGGAACACAGGAATCATACAGCAGAGGGAAAGCAAAGAGGAGGGACTGCCATACTATGCCATTACTAACCATGATACTGAAGTGGAGGCTAAAGGCACATTGTATAACTCATCCCAAAAAACTGAGATGGCACGGAGGACAAGGGAAATGGAGAACTCTGGGAAAGTGGTCGATGACGGCAGGTGGACTCACAACACCACGGACCCTGCTGAAGCCCACGTACTTTCCCCACGACCTGATACTTCCTCACCATCTCTGGGGAAGCCCATATTGTTCAAAGTGAAGGACAACACCTTCAAAACATCACCTGTAACCAAAACAGTAAAGCCATATTTCCACAAGACGTTTCCAGAAGATCTCCAACTCTCTTCCCCCATCAGTTCTGAGAAGGGAGAGGACTGGCATGACGCCGTTTCAGAAGACACCAAAGTCGTCCAACATGCTGCAGGTCTATCAAATCGATTCCAGCAGCCAAAGGAGCGTTCACCTCGCAAGGCCCTGTTTCCCTCAGATTCTACTGCCACAAGAGAACCACATGGTTATTCCAAGAAGAATCTTGCCCTAGAGGAGGATGAATGCTGCTCGATAGGGAGTGCTTTGTCAGAAGAGAGCTGTGCTGCAGGTACAGCAGATGTGACAAATGACAGGGCTGGAATCCTTGGGGTAACAGAGGTGGCTGAAGTCTTGAGAAGTATCAGTGAGAGGCCAGAACCAACCTGCAGTGGAAATGAAGGGAAGACATTCGGCAAACCACCAGTAGTTCCCCCCAAGACAGAGAAGGCCCTCCGTCGTGCCCAAAAGCTAACGACACGGAGAATAAAGAAGGCCGACGCTAAAGTGAGGCCTGATGGAACTTGGCACCTGGATCAGACCTCCCTTCGCATGGTGTCCAGTGAGCCACCATCCCCTACGGGGCAGCTGCTGTCACAGCCCCTTGCACTCAACCCGAATGCCGCTTCACATTACTGCATGGAGCCTGGCTGTGTCCCCTCAGCCCCAAAGTTTGTGGCTCAGCCCTTCCCACTAACCGAGAGGAAACTCCTCCAGGACCCAAACTCCGGTCAGTACTTTATGGTTGAGATGCCAGTACCGGTCAAGACAAAAACCTTTTTTGATCCTGAGACAGGCAAGTACATTCAGCTGTCAGTCCGCCAGTCGCCAGAGGGCACCTTGTCGCCAGCATCATCGGTGGAGCTGATGAGCCCCCCGTATCTTTTGTACCCCGGCTTCCTAACTTTGCCCGTGGCGTCTGTGCCCCCTCTGAGGTCCTCCTCCCAGATGTCTGCGCCAGCCGCCCTGGCAGATGACCAGGAGATGCTGGAGCTGAACGACCCCTGGGTCCAGAAGGGCTACTGCCCTGAGTTTGGCCAGGACTCACAGATGTACATCGAGCCTGTATACATGCAACATGAGCAGCCTCAGGAGCCAAGACACACTGAGAGCAAGAGCAGCCAGAGAAAACTCAATATTATCTCGATGAGCGAACTGGAGGATTTTGCTGTGGAAAGTACATGA